A portion of the Esox lucius isolate fEsoLuc1 chromosome 20, fEsoLuc1.pri, whole genome shotgun sequence genome contains these proteins:
- the LOC105019275 gene encoding serine/threonine-protein kinase pim-1-like has translation MPSRPWGLGRGGWMEPVGHCPPLNQNQGARPQCLGGQEQTGLSQDHGYLSTSCPKATKRKRKARLEKLYVKGTLLGKGGYGSVYAGTRKSDGMPVAIKYVSKAEAEEELDIPGLGGALPVEVALMKQVNMEPQCPNIMQMLEWFDQPSRYIMVLECPEPCQDLSAFCQDRGGTISEDLARKVVVQLLRALNHCKECGVLHRDVKPENLLIQTDSHHIKLFDFGCGDLLKNTAYKDFAGTLEYSPPEWFLQKQYLAGPATVWTVGITLYNMICGFVPFSTIREIIKGRVRFTKGQSPECRHLIRWCLSPKAADRPTLEQIELHPWLL, from the exons ATGCCCTCCAGGCCCTGGGGACTAGGCAGGGGTGGTTGGATGGAGCCTGTAGGCCATTGTCCACCCCTGAACCAAAACCAAGGCGCCCGGCCACAGTGCTTGGGGGGGCAAGAACAGACGGGTCTCTCTCAAGATCATGGATACCTCTCCACTTCCTGCCCTAAAGCCACTAAACGCAAGCGTAAAG ccaGGCTGGAAAAACTGTATGTAAAGGGCACGTTGCTGGGGAAAGGTGGCTATGGCTCTGTATATGCAGGAACCCGCAAATCTGATGGCATGCCA GTAGCCATAAAGTATGTGTCCAAGGCTGAAGCTGAGGAGGAGCTGGACATT CCTGGGCTAGGAGGAGCCCTGCCCGTGGAGGTGGCATTGATGAAGCAGGTGAACATGGAGCCACAATGCCCCAACATCATGCAGATGCTGGAGTGGTTTGACCAGCCATCGCGCTACATCATGGTGCTGGAATGCCCAGAGCCTTGCCAGGACCTCAGTGCCTTCTGCCAAGACAGAGGGGGCACCATAAGTGAGGATTTGGCTCGCAAGGTCGTGGTGCAGTTGCTAAGGGCACTAAACCACTGCAAAGAATGTGGCGTCCTGCACCGCGACGTCAAGCCAGAAAACCTACTTATTCAGACCGACTCACACCACATCAAGCTCTTTGACTTTGGCTGTGGTGACCTGCTGAAGAACACAGCCTACAAAGACTTTGCAG GCACATTGGAGTACTCTCCTCCAGAGTGGTTCTTACAGAAACAGTACCTGGCAGGGCCAGCCACTGTTTGGACTGTGGGCATCACCCTCTATAACATGATATGTGGCTTTGTGCCATTCAGCACCATCCGAGAGATCATCAAGGGTCGCGTGCGATTCACTAAGGGACAGTCGCCCG AGTGCCGTCACCTGATTCGCTGGTGTCTGAGCCCCAAGGCAGCAGACCGACCAACGTTGGAACAGATCGAACTACATCCGTGGCTCTTATGA